A single window of Nicotiana sylvestris chromosome 3, ASM39365v2, whole genome shotgun sequence DNA harbors:
- the LOC104222403 gene encoding protein BOLA4, chloroplastic/mitochondrial: MTKALFVRPNVAALCIRRLSSSVQPRVPSLLKCVSISARSYRPMKLVPQIGSKIELFAGRRTFSTRATSDTGSIDSPLMESMQKKIKEQLNADTVVVKDAYGDGRHVSIDVVSSAFEGQSAVNRQRMVYKAIWEELQNTVHAVDQMTTKTPTEAGK; this comes from the exons ATGACGAAGGCGTTGTTTGTAAGGCCAAACGTGGCGGCGCTGTGTATCCGGCGATTGAGCAGCTCCGTTCAGCCACGTGTACCTTCATTACTCAAATGCGTTTCTATTTCTGCTCGTTCCTACAGGCCAATGAAGCTCGTTCCCCAAATAGGTTCAAAGATTGAGCTTTTCGCTGGTCGTCGGACTTTCTCTACTCGTGCGACTAGCGATACTGGCTCAATTGATTCTCCTCTTATGGAGTCTATGCAGAAAAAG ATCAAGGAGCAGTTGAATGCGGACACAGTTGTAGTTAAAGATGCTTATGGTGATGGTCGGCATGTCAG CATTGATGTAGTCTCTTCAGCTTTTGAGGGACAATCTGCTGTGAATAGGCAGAGGATGGTCTACAAAGCCATATGGGAAGAACTTCAGAACACTGTGCATGCAGTTGACCAGATGACTACCAAAACACCGACTGAAGCAGGGAAGTGA